The genomic region CCCGGGTGAGCCACGTCGACCGCTCGCCGACGGCCAGCAGGAGCAGGTCGGCGGCCACGCGGGCGGCGGGAGGGGGCTGCTGGCGGTGACCGCCCGGGAGGCTCACGCCGCCGACGCTACGACGTGCGCGCGGCGGGCGGGGGCCGGACGGCGCGGGTCGGACGGCGCGGGTGCGCGGTGCCGGGGCTCAGGCGTCGGTGCGGCGCTCGTAGACGCCGACCACCTGGCCGCGGAAGCAGTCGGTGATCCCGGGGAACGCGGCGAGCACCTTGTCGTGGTCCCAGTCGTCGACGACGTGGACCTCGTGGTCGTTGTGCTCCAGCGCGCCCTGCGGGTAGTGGACGATCGGGATGCTCATGTACACCGCCCGGCGGGCCGCCTCGCCCGCGCGGCGCCACAGGTCCTGGGCCTCCTCGACGGTCATGTGCTCGGCCACGTCGCCCATGACGACGACGTCCGCCTCGGGCAGCTCGGTGGTGCGGGCGTCGCCGACGAGGACCTCGTCGTACAGCTCGCGCAGGCCGTAGCGCTCGACGTACGGCTCGAACACCTCCAGCGCCACCAGGCGCGCGGGCCGCTGCTCCGCGACGAGCCGGGCGTACGTGCCGGCGCCGGCCCCGACGTCCAGCAGCGACTCGGGCGCGAGGTCGCGCAGCTTCTGACGGGTCCAGTCCTTGCCCTCGGACGAGCTGATCGGCATGGGCGTGACGCTAGGGCCGCGCACGGCGTCCCGCAGCCGGGACCGGCCCTCGGACGCCGTGCGGGAGGTCGGCCCGGCGCCGTGCGGCGACCGCCGCTCAGCCGGGCAGCAGCGCGCGCACCGCGTCGAGGGTGTCGGCCTCGGCCGGGGTCTTGTCCGGGCGGTAGCGCAGCACCCGGGCGAAGCGCAGGGCAACCCCGCCGGGGTAGCGCACGCTCCGCTGGGCCCCGTCCAGCGCGATCTCGACGACGAGCTCCGGCCGCAGCAGCAGGCCCCACGGCTCCTCCGAGCGGGCAAGGCCGGGGAAGGTGCTGGTCTGCCAGGCGAGCAGCTCGTCGGTCATCCCCTTGAAGGTCTTGCCGACCATGACCGGCTCGCCGCCGTCGGGGTCCCGGGCGCCCAGGTGGATGTTGGACAGCGACCCGGTGCGCCGGCCGAAGCCGTGCTCGGCGCCGATGACGACGAGGTCGAGGGTGTGGACCGGCTTGACCTTCTGCCACGCCTTACCGCGCCGGCCCGCCGCGTAGGGCGCTGCCAGGTCCTTGACGACGACTCCCTCCTGGCCGGCCGACAGGGCGTCGTCGAGCACCTGCGCCGCCTGCTCCGGCGTCGGCCGGCGGGTGCCGAGCATCCGCAGCGGGGCGTGGCGGTCCTCGGCGAGCAGCCCCGCCAAGGCGTCGAGCCGGACGTCGAGCGGCTCGTCGAGCAGGTCGCGCCCGTCGAGGTGGAGCAGGTCGAAGAAGAACGGGCTGAGGACGACCGCCTCGTCGGCGCCGCGGCCGGCGGGGTCGCTGCCGAAGCGGCTCATGGTGTCCTGGAACGCCCGGGGGCGGCCGTCGTCGTCGAGGGCGAGGGTCTCCCCGTCCAGCACCGCCGTGGCACACGGCAGGGACCGGACCTGCTCGACGAGCTCGGGCACCCCGTCGGTGACCTCGCGCAGGGTGCGGGTCCACACCCGGACCTCGTCGCCGTCGCGGTGGACCTGGATCCGGGCGCCGTCGAGCTTGTGCTCGACGGTGACGTCGGGCCCGAGCGAGGCCAGCGCCTCGTCCAGGGACGACCCGGGGCTGGCGAGCATCGGCCGCAGCGGGCGGCCCACCTCCAGCCGGACCGCAGCGAGGGCGTCCTCGCCGCCGGCCAGCGCGGCGAGCGCGACGCGGGGCAGGCTGCCGGACAGCATGAACGCCCGGCGCAGCAGGGCGGCGGGGACCGTGGCGGCCGTCGCGACGGCGTCGAGCATGACGCCCTCCAGGGCGCCCTGGCGCAGCTCCCCGGTGAGCAGGCGGACGAGGAAGGCCTGCTCCTGCTCGGTGGCGGCGGCCAGCAGCCCGCCGAGCAGGGCGTCGCGCCGGGCCTCGGAGCCTCGGCCCGACGTCACCGCGAGCTCGGCCAGCGTGGCGTCCACCTCGCCGACGGTCAGGGCCGGCGTCCCCGCGGCGGCGGTGCTGCTCGCCGACAGCCGCTTCCAGCCGATGCCGACCCGTCCCTGCAGGGTGTCCCCGGCCAGCCAGGCCACGACCGGCTCGACCTCGGCGGGAGCGGTGGCCGCGAGCAGGTCGGCGATGGCGCGCGCCTTGGCGGTGCGGGCGCGGGTGGCGCCGACGGCGGCGGAGGTGGCGACGACGTCGGCGAGGAGCACGCGCGTCATGGTGGCAGCGGCCACCGACGGCGGCAGGTCGAGGCCGGCGGCCGCGTCAGGGGGCGACGAGCACGTCCTCGCCGTCCAGCCGGGCTCGGAAGCCGTCGTCGGTGACGGTGACCTCGCGCAGCACGAGGCCGGGGGGAAGCCCCTCGACGTCCTGCTCGATCGTCACGAGCTCGCGGGCGGCCGCGGCGAGGGTGCTGGACAGGAAGGACAGCCCCTCGACGTCGACCGAGCGCGGTTCGACGACGAGCCGGCCGCGCACCACCTCGACCGTCCCGGTGGCCTGCACCTCCAGCGCCCGGCCGAGGGCCCGGACGTCGCGGGTGACCGTCGCCTGGCCGTCCTCGGCGGCCGTGATGGTCGTGCCCGGGCCGATCTGCGCGGCGACGACCTCGAACGGCACGGTGGCCTCGACGTCCAGCGAGCCGGCCCGGATCCCGTCCGCGCCGGTGAGCACGTCGGTGCCCTCGGCCTGCACGTCGCGCAGGTCGGCGTCCGGGGTGAGGAGGCTGCCGGCGTCGAGGGCGACGTCGCCCAGCCAGGTCTGCCCCTCCGCGAGCGTGCCGGGGGCCTCCGCGGGCCGCGGTGAGGCGGGGGAGGGGGGTGCCGCCGAGGGCGCCGGGTCCGTGAGGGCCAGGACGGCGACGACGACGACGGCCACGAGCAGCCCCAGCACGGCGAGCGCGCCGAGCGCGGCGCCGGCCCACCGGTCGCGCGCCCGCTGCGAGGTCATGGCACGTGTCTACCCCAGGTGCGCGGGGCCGGGACGCGGGAGGGCGGTGCAGCAGCCCCCCGGCTGCCGTCCCCGCACCGCCCCCCGCGCCTCGTTCCCCGTGCCCCCCGGGAGCTCGCCCCCCGGCGACCCGTTCCCCCTGCCCTGCCCTGCCGGTCGCGCCCGGTCCGGCCCCCCGGCCGTCCCGGCGTCGGCCGGCACCGCCAGGGTGGCACCGGGCCCGCCCCCCGTCGTGTCCGCACTTCGGCTGACCCGGTCGCCGTCTCGCGGCCGGGCCGCCGGCGGGGTCTCAGCCGAAGTCGACGCCCTGCGCCAGCGGCAGCTCGTCGGAGTAGTTGACGGTGTTCGTCGCGCGGCGCATGTAGGCCCGCCAGGCGTCCGAGCCGGACTCGCGCCCGCCGCCGGTCGCCTTCTCCCCGCCGAACGCCCCGCCGATCTCGGCCCCGGAGGTGCCGATGTTGACGTTGACGATGCCGCAGTCGGACCCGGCCTCGGACAGGAACCGCTCGGCCTCGCGGACGTCGGAGGTGAAGATCGACGACGACAGCCCCTGCGGCACGGCGTTGTGGACCTCGACGGCCTCGTCCAGGTCGGTCCACGTCATGACGTAGAGGACCGGCGCGAAGGTCTCCTCGCGGACGACCTCGGTCTGGGACGGCATCCGGACCAGGGCGGGGCTCACGTAGGCCGCCCCCTCGGCGCCGTCGACGGTCACGGGCTCGCCCCCGGCGACGACCTCGCCGCCGTCCTCCACCGCGCGGGCCAGGGCGCGCTGCATCGCCTCGGCGCTCGAGGCGCGCACGAGGGGGCCTACGAGCGTCCCCTCGGCGCGGGGGTCGCCGACGGGCAGCCGGGCGTAGGCGGCGGCGAGCCTGCCGACGAGCTCGTCGGCGACGTCCGCGTGCACGAGCAGACGTCGCATCGAGGTGCAGCGCTGGCCGGCGGTGCCGACGGCGGAGAACACGATGCCGCGCACAGCGAGGTCGAGGTCCGCGGACGGGGCGACGACGGCGGCGTTGTTGCCGCCGAGCTCGAGCAGGGTCCGCCCGAAGCGGGCCGCGACGACCGGGCCGACCTCGGCGCCCATGCGCGTGGAGCCGGTCGCGGAGACCAGGGCGACGCGGGGGTCGGCGACCAGCGCGGCGCCGACGTCGCGGGCACCGAGGACGAGCCGGTGGACGTCGGCGGGGGCGCCGGTCTCGGCCAGCGCCCGGCCCAGCAGCGCGCTGCAGGCCAGCGCCGTCAGCGGGGTGAGCTCCGACGGCTTCCACACCACCGGGTCACCGCAGACCAGCGCGACCGCGGTGTTCCACGCCCACACCGCCACCGGGAAGTTGAAGGCGCTCACCACGCCGACGACCCCCAGCGGGTGCCAGGTCTCCATGAGCCGGTGCCCGGGGCGCTCCGAGGGCATCGTGCGCCCGCCCACCTGGCGGCTCAGCCCGACGGCGAGGTCGCAGATGTCCACCATCTCCTGCACCTCGCCGAGCGCCTCGGACGTGATCTTCCCGGCCTCGAGGGTGACGAGCGACGCCAGGTCGGCCTTGTGCTCGGACAGCAGCTCGCCGAACCGCTTGACCGTGGCACCGCGGACGGGCGCCGGCACCGAGCGCCACCGGACGAAGGCCGCGGCCGCGGCACCGACGGCCTCGTCGACGTCACCCGGCGAGGCGGCCGCGACCCGGAACAGCTCCTCCCCGGTGAGGGGCGTGCAGGCGGCGAGCGACGGGCCGTCCGGCAGGGCCGAGGGGACCGCCGCGCCGAGCCGGTCCAGGACGGCGAGCGCCTCGGTGCGCAGGTCCTCGGTGCGGGTGCTGGGGCGGGCGGGGGCCTCGGTGCTCGTCATGGCGCGACCCTAGGCCGACCGGGGGCCCGCCCTCCGGCCGCCCGGGTCTGCGGACGGGGCGGCTGCTATCTTGAACGTGTTCAAAACGAGGGAGGCCGGCACGTGGCGAAGTCCGAGGAGACCCGTCGGCTGGTGGCCGACACCGCGCTGCGGCTGTTCCGCGAGCGGGGCTACGAGGCGACGACGATGCGCCTCATCGCGAGCGAGGCCGGGGTGGCGACGGGCAACGCGTACTACTACTTCCCGTCCAAGGACGCCCTGGTGCAGGAGCTGTACCGCCGGGTCCAGGTCGAGCACCGCGAGGCCGTGGCCGACCGGCTGCCGCTCGGCGGCACGTTCGAGCAGCGGCTGCGCGGCGTGCTCCACGCCGGCCTGGGCGTGATGGCCCCGTTCCGCTCCTTCGGCGCGACGTTCGTCTCGACGGCGATCCGGCCCGGCGACGCGGCGAGCCCGTTCAGCGAGGCGTCGACGGAGTCCCGCGACCTCGCCGTCGGGCTCTTCGCCGACGTGGTGGCCGGCTCCGACCCGCCCGTGCGGACGCCCCTGCTCGAGGAGCTGCCGGTGCTGCTGTGGCTCCTGTGGCTCGGCACCACGCTGTTCTGGCTCTACGACGACAGCCCCGGCGCGGCCCGCACCCACCGGCTCGTGGACGGCGTCTGCCCCCTCGTCGCCCGCCTGGTCCGGCTGTCGCGCCTGCCCGTGCTCCGCGGCACCGTCGCCGACGTCCTCGCCCTGCTGCACGAGGCCCGCGCGTGAGCGGCCCGCCGACCGTGGTGCTGGCCGAGGTGGCGGTGCGCCTCGTGGTCGCGCTCGGCATGATCGTGCTGCTGCCCCTCGGGCTGCGGCTCGTCCGGGCACCGGGGCTGGCGCCGCTCACCCGGCTCTGGCCGGCGCCGGCGCTCGCGGGCGCGGTCTCGCTGTGGCTGCCCCGCGGGGTGACGGCGAGCCTGCTGGCCGCGCCCTACCTGCTGGCCACGCTGGCGCTCGTCGCGGTGGCGGCGGCGCGGCTGCTACGCGACCGCAGCCTGCGCGCAGGCGACGTCGCGGTGCTCACCGCGCTCGTCACGCCGTCCGTGGGCGCGCTCGCCCTGGTCGCGGAGCGCGCCGGCGTGGAGCTGCTGGGCTTCGACCTGCCCGTCCTCGCGCTCACCGTGCCGCACCTGCACTACGCGGGCGCCGTGGCCGCGCTCGTCGCCGCGCTCGTCCACCGGGCCGCCGACGGCTCGGGGCTGGCCCGGCTGGGGGCCTGGAGCGTCCCGGCGGGCACCGGGGTCGTGCTGCTCGGCTACTTCGTCGACGACTGGCTCGAGCTCGTCGGGGCGGTGGTGCTCAGCGTCGGGATGTGGTCGGTGGCGGCCCTGCTGCTCACCCGGGTGCTGCCGTCGGTCACCCGGGCCGACGGGGCCTGGGTCCGCCCGGCCCTGTGGGTGGCGGCCGTCGTGCTCCCGCTGACGATGCTGCTCGCGCTCAGCTGGGCGCTCGGCGAGGCGACGGGGCTGCCGCACCTGCCGGTGCGGTGGATGGTGCTCACCCACGGGGTGGGCAACGCGCTCGGGTTCGGCCTGTGCGCGACGGTGGCCTGGTACCGCCTGGCCCGGGAGGAGGAGCTGCTGTGAGCGACCTGACGTACGAGGGCGCGGGCTGGACCCGCGGGCTGCTGGACGGCGGGACGCCCCCCGCGGGCTGGCGGCGGCTGCACGCGTCGCTTCGGCTGCCCGGGGCGGACCTGCGGCGGGCGGGGGAGGCGCTGCTCACCTGGCAGGTGCACCGTGCGGCCGGCGTGCGGGTGCTCGCGGACCGGCCCCGCGCCGAGGTGGGGGGCGCGGTGACGACGCTGCTGGGGGTCGGGCCGCTCGCCCTGCCGGCACCGTGCCGGGTGGTGTGGGTCGAGGAGGGCGCCGACCTCGTGGGCTTCGGCTACGGCACGCTGCCCGGCCACCCGTTCGTCGGGGAGGAGGCGTTCGCCGTACGGCGCCAGCAGGACGGCTCGGTGCGCTTCGAGGTGCGCGCCTCCAGCCGCCCCGCCCGCTGGTGGTCCCGCCTGGCCGGCCCGGTCGCCCCGCCGGCGCAGCGGGCGTACGTGCACGGCCTGGCGCGTGCGCTCCGGCGGCTCTGAGCCCGGCTCAGGCGGGCGCGGGGGAGGCGGCGGCCTGCGCGGCGTACAGGTCGAACGGGTCGTGCACCTCGCGCCCCACGGCACCGGCCAGCCAGGCGGCGTCGAGACCGAGGCCCTCCTCCGAGCGGTCGGTGGTGGCGTCGGCGCTGAGGTTGGAGGCGAAGATGCCGGCCGCGGACTGCGGCAGGAAGTCCTCGTAGACCACGGGCACCCGCACCGTCCGGCCGTCGACCACCCGGTGCTCGGCGTAGGCCAGGCCGGCGTCGAACAGCCCCTCCTCGGTCGCCGGGAAGGACCGGCGCCACACCTGCTGCGCCGCCTCCTGCCGGGCAGCGGCGGTGGGCAGGCGCATCGCGGCGACCTCGGCGACGGCCGCGTCGTACACCGCCCGGCCCTCCCGGGTCAGCGCGGCCCCGCGGGCCTCGACCTCGCCGAAGCGGACCCGCAGGTCGCCGGTCGTGACGCTCCCGTCCGGCAGGCGGAAGGAGCGCGGCTCGGCCAGCGCGCGGAACGAGGTCTGGCGCAGCAGCACGTCCGGGCCCTCCCACGCGGGCGGGCCCTGGATGTCGTCGATCATCGTCGTGCCGCGCGCGGTCATCCGGGCGTACAGCGCGTCGATGTCCAGCACCCGCGGGGTCAGGTGGTTGACGTGGGTGCTGCGCACACCGCCGATGTCCGCGGCGACGGCGCTCACGGCCCCCAGCTCGTCGTACCAGGCGCGGTCGACGGGCTCCGGCGACAGCTCGAACGCCGCCGTGGCCAGGTCGAGGAAGCGTCCGGCGTCGTCGGGGGACAGGCCGCTCTCGGCCTCCGCCCGGGCGGCGAGGTCGAGCAGCGCGGGCGGGAACAGCTCGCGCCCGGCGAGGAAGGTCTCCAGCCGCGCCTGCAGGTCGGCGGTGAAGAACCGGCGGTCGCCGGGCGTGAGCACCGACGTGAAGACCCGGAACGGGTTGCGGGCGAGCTCGTCGGCGCGCACCGGCCGGAACGCGGTGGACACCACCGGCACGGGGCTCGCGGCCTCGCGCAGGTCGTAGAACCCGACCGGCTCCATGCCCATCGCGGCGAACACGGTGGCGACCTGGGCCAGCTCGGCCGGGGTGCCGAGCCTGATCGCGCCGTGGCGCTCGGCGGTCACCCGGGCGATGCTGCCGAGCCGCTCGGCCGCGGCGCCGTCGCGGGCGACGACCTCCTGGTTCACCTCGTGGGCGACCCGGAGCAGCGTCGTGTACGCCGGCACCTCGCGGCCGTACATGTCCGACAGCCGCCGGGCGAAGGCCGCCCGCAGCTGCCACGGCTCGGTGCGGTCCACGTGGTCTCCCGGGGTGCTCCGGAGGGGTGCTGGGTCCGGCCACTGTAGGCAGGGCGGCTCAGATGATGT from Aquipuribacter hungaricus harbors:
- a CDS encoding class I SAM-dependent methyltransferase; translation: MPISSSEGKDWTRQKLRDLAPESLLDVGAGAGTYARLVAEQRPARLVALEVFEPYVERYGLRELYDEVLVGDARTTELPEADVVVMGDVAEHMTVEEAQDLWRRAGEAARRAVYMSIPIVHYPQGALEHNDHEVHVVDDWDHDKVLAAFPGITDCFRGQVVGVYERRTDA
- a CDS encoding ATP-dependent DNA ligase, yielding MTRVLLADVVATSAAVGATRARTAKARAIADLLAATAPAEVEPVVAWLAGDTLQGRVGIGWKRLSASSTAAAGTPALTVGEVDATLAELAVTSGRGSEARRDALLGGLLAAATEQEQAFLVRLLTGELRQGALEGVMLDAVATAATVPAALLRRAFMLSGSLPRVALAALAGGEDALAAVRLEVGRPLRPMLASPGSSLDEALASLGPDVTVEHKLDGARIQVHRDGDEVRVWTRTLREVTDGVPELVEQVRSLPCATAVLDGETLALDDDGRPRAFQDTMSRFGSDPAGRGADEAVVLSPFFFDLLHLDGRDLLDEPLDVRLDALAGLLAEDRHAPLRMLGTRRPTPEQAAQVLDDALSAGQEGVVVKDLAAPYAAGRRGKAWQKVKPVHTLDLVVIGAEHGFGRRTGSLSNIHLGARDPDGGEPVMVGKTFKGMTDELLAWQTSTFPGLARSEEPWGLLLRPELVVEIALDGAQRSVRYPGGVALRFARVLRYRPDKTPAEADTLDAVRALLPG
- a CDS encoding LmeA family phospholipid-binding protein; the protein is MTSQRARDRWAGAALGALAVLGLLVAVVVVAVLALTDPAPSAAPPSPASPRPAEAPGTLAEGQTWLGDVALDAGSLLTPDADLRDVQAEGTDVLTGADGIRAGSLDVEATVPFEVVAAQIGPGTTITAAEDGQATVTRDVRALGRALEVQATGTVEVVRGRLVVEPRSVDVEGLSFLSSTLAAAARELVTIEQDVEGLPPGLVLREVTVTDDGFRARLDGEDVLVAP
- a CDS encoding aldehyde dehydrogenase family protein, which translates into the protein MTSTEAPARPSTRTEDLRTEALAVLDRLGAAVPSALPDGPSLAACTPLTGEELFRVAAASPGDVDEAVGAAAAAFVRWRSVPAPVRGATVKRFGELLSEHKADLASLVTLEAGKITSEALGEVQEMVDICDLAVGLSRQVGGRTMPSERPGHRLMETWHPLGVVGVVSAFNFPVAVWAWNTAVALVCGDPVVWKPSELTPLTALACSALLGRALAETGAPADVHRLVLGARDVGAALVADPRVALVSATGSTRMGAEVGPVVAARFGRTLLELGGNNAAVVAPSADLDLAVRGIVFSAVGTAGQRCTSMRRLLVHADVADELVGRLAAAYARLPVGDPRAEGTLVGPLVRASSAEAMQRALARAVEDGGEVVAGGEPVTVDGAEGAAYVSPALVRMPSQTEVVREETFAPVLYVMTWTDLDEAVEVHNAVPQGLSSSIFTSDVREAERFLSEAGSDCGIVNVNIGTSGAEIGGAFGGEKATGGGRESGSDAWRAYMRRATNTVNYSDELPLAQGVDFG
- a CDS encoding TetR/AcrR family transcriptional regulator, with the translated sequence MAKSEETRRLVADTALRLFRERGYEATTMRLIASEAGVATGNAYYYFPSKDALVQELYRRVQVEHREAVADRLPLGGTFEQRLRGVLHAGLGVMAPFRSFGATFVSTAIRPGDAASPFSEASTESRDLAVGLFADVVAGSDPPVRTPLLEELPVLLWLLWLGTTLFWLYDDSPGAARTHRLVDGVCPLVARLVRLSRLPVLRGTVADVLALLHEARA
- a CDS encoding YndJ family protein encodes the protein MSGPPTVVLAEVAVRLVVALGMIVLLPLGLRLVRAPGLAPLTRLWPAPALAGAVSLWLPRGVTASLLAAPYLLATLALVAVAAARLLRDRSLRAGDVAVLTALVTPSVGALALVAERAGVELLGFDLPVLALTVPHLHYAGAVAALVAALVHRAADGSGLARLGAWSVPAGTGVVLLGYFVDDWLELVGAVVLSVGMWSVAALLLTRVLPSVTRADGAWVRPALWVAAVVLPLTMLLALSWALGEATGLPHLPVRWMVLTHGVGNALGFGLCATVAWYRLAREEELL
- a CDS encoding DUF1990 family protein, which codes for MSDLTYEGAGWTRGLLDGGTPPAGWRRLHASLRLPGADLRRAGEALLTWQVHRAAGVRVLADRPRAEVGGAVTTLLGVGPLALPAPCRVVWVEEGADLVGFGYGTLPGHPFVGEEAFAVRRQQDGSVRFEVRASSRPARWWSRLAGPVAPPAQRAYVHGLARALRRL
- a CDS encoding 2-oxoadipate dioxygenase/decarboxylase family protein, which codes for MDRTEPWQLRAAFARRLSDMYGREVPAYTTLLRVAHEVNQEVVARDGAAAERLGSIARVTAERHGAIRLGTPAELAQVATVFAAMGMEPVGFYDLREAASPVPVVSTAFRPVRADELARNPFRVFTSVLTPGDRRFFTADLQARLETFLAGRELFPPALLDLAARAEAESGLSPDDAGRFLDLATAAFELSPEPVDRAWYDELGAVSAVAADIGGVRSTHVNHLTPRVLDIDALYARMTARGTTMIDDIQGPPAWEGPDVLLRQTSFRALAEPRSFRLPDGSVTTGDLRVRFGEVEARGAALTREGRAVYDAAVAEVAAMRLPTAAARQEAAQQVWRRSFPATEEGLFDAGLAYAEHRVVDGRTVRVPVVYEDFLPQSAAGIFASNLSADATTDRSEEGLGLDAAWLAGAVGREVHDPFDLYAAQAAASPAPA